GATCAAACTCTCCGATAAAAGATTGTTTGAAACTTGCTCGCACAATGTGTTCATTTCGTTCAGTTTTCAAAGAACATTTACCACTGTTTTGTCAGCGACCTTTATAATATATCACGTTGTCTTTTGTAAGTCAATAACTTTTTTTGAAATATTTATTAGTTTTTCTAAAAGTTGCTATCGTTCGTGACAACGAATATAAATGTATCATGCTTAACTAAAAAGGTCAACAGATTATATAATGTTTATTTTTTCTGAAAACAAATTCAACTGAACGAATTAACAATCTACACAACTAGCTTTCTAGTGAGCACACTATCTTAGTATATAAAACTGTTATCATCTAATAGCTAAGAAATTCTAAATCTTATCCTTTCTTATTCATATAAAATAAAATGAGGGTCTCATAAAGTGAGACCCTCATTCCGATAACTCTATACAAGGAATATAAAATATAGAACAAAGAGTGCAAACAGCAAATACATAATCGGATGTATTTCTTTCGTACGCTTCGCTGTAATCATTGTAATTGGATAAAAGATAAAACCAATTGCAATTCCGGTTGCAATACTATAAGTGAGAGGCATTGCAATTATCGTTAAGAAAGCTGGAACAGCAATTTCAAATCGATTCCAGTCAATTTTACCTAACGATGATACCATTAGAATCCCTACAATAATTAAAGCAGGAGCTGTAACAGGAGCTGTAATTACCCCTAATAATGGTGAAAAGAACAAAGCTAATAGGAAGAAACACGCTGTAATGACCGATGAAAAACCTGTTCGTCCACCCGCAGCAACACCTGCACTTGATTCGATGTAAGATGTTGTTGTTGAAGTCCCAAGAACTGCACCTACAACTGTTGCGGCAGAATCAGAAAATAATGCCTTTCCTGCACGCGGCAGCTTATTGTCTTTCATTAACCCTGCTTGATTAGCAACACCTACGAGCGTACCCGCTGTATCGAAGAAATCTACAAACAAGAAAGTCAAAATTACAACAAGCATTTGAACGCTAAAAATATCACCAAGATGATTAAAAGCAACACCAAATGTAGGAGCAAGACTCGGAACAGCTCCGATAACTTGACTCGGTACTTCAATTAATCCAGCAATCATTCCTACTATTGCTGTTAGGAACATCCCAAAGAATATTCCCCCATTAATACGTAATGCCATCATAATGACTGTTACAATAATACCAAAAATAGCTAAGAGAGTATTTCCGTTCGTTAAATCTCCTAAACCAACTAATGTTGCATCGTTGTTAACAATAATACCCGCATTTTGAAAACCGATAAATGCAATAAATAAACCGATACCTGCTGCAACAGCATTCTTCAATTCGCTCGGAATTGCATTAATAACCTTTTCGCGAACACCAGACAATGTCAAGAAAATGAAAATCACACCAGAAACAAGTACCCCTGCTAGTGCTGATTCCCATGAAATACCCATTCCTAAAACAACAGAAAATGCAAAAAACGCATTTAATCCCATGCCTGGGGCAAGAGCGATTGGATATTTCGCAAGTAGCCCCATAATTAGAGAACCTACTGCTGCTGCAATTGCCGTTGCTGTAAAGACCGCTCCCTGATCCATCCCCACTCCCTCTGGTAAATCAGGTATTGTACTCAATGATAAAATTTGCGGATTAACGAATAAAATATATGCCATCGATAGAAATGTCGTTAACCCAGCAACGAATTCACGTCTATAACTCGTTCCTAACTTTTCAAACTCAAAATAACGTTTCACGTTCTTTCCTCCCAAGTTGACTATGAGTTTAATTAACTCACTTCATTTATTCCTTCTAAAACAGGAAAAAGCCCCTAGGAAAAAAATTCTAGGAGCTCAGAGGTTGTATAGGCGAAAATGTAATAGAATCCTAATAAGTGAATACTAGATTCCGCCATTAAACCTCGTAGTCAAGCAATTTACGGCTGCTTGGTAGAGACTCCCGGACCATATTCCCCGGAATATACGAAGTAGTAGTTTATTTAATTCTATTACATTCTAGCAGGCATAAATATAACCGTCAAGATAAAATCCGAACATTTATTTAACGGAAATGTTTTTCATTCGCCTTTTACAATCTTTACATAATTAAAACCCACTTTAACATTTAAAATACTAAGAGATGTTAAGGTGGGTTCAATAAATAATTATCGTAACTATTCATATAGAAGTTTTTCTTTATCTAACACTAACCTTGAATGGTTGAATTATGTTATTCCCATTCAATTGTTGCTGGTGGCTTACTCGTAATATCATACACGATTCTATTAACATGATTAACTTCATTTACAATACGTGTTGATATCTTCTCTAATACATCCCATGGAATACGAGCCCAGTCTGATGTCATTCCATCAATTGACGTAACCGCACGAATTCCAACTGTATAGTCATATGTGCGTGCATCTCCCATAACACCAACACTACGCATATTCGGTAGCGCAGTGAAATATTGCCAAATATCACGATCAAGACCTGCATTTTTGATTTCTTCACGTAAGATGGCATCAGATTCACGAACAATCTCCAACTTCTCTTCAGTAATCTCACCTAATACACGGATACCAAGACCAGGACCTGGGAACGGCTGACGCCAAACAACTTCATCAGAAATACCAAGTTCTGTACCGAGCGCACGCACTTCATCTTTAAACAGCGTGTTCAATGGTTCAATTAATGTGAATGCCATATCTTCTGGTAGACCACCAACATTGTGATGTGACTTAATCGTTTGTGCTGTTTCAGTACCACTCTCGATAATGTCCGTGTAAAGTGTACCTTGAGCTAAGAAATCAATACCATCAAGCTTTGCCGCTTCATCATCGAATACATAGATAAACTCATTTCCGATAATTTTACGTTTTTGCTCTGGATCAGATACACCTGCTAGTTTCTCCATGAAACGTTCTTTTGCATCGACTTTAATAACATTCATATTGAAGCCTTCTTTGAATGTTTTCATTACACTATCTGCTTCACCTTTGCGTAGCAGACCGTGGTCAACAAATATACATGTCAACTGATCTCCAATAGCTTTATGAATAAGAACTGCAACAACAGAAGAATCAACCCCACCACTAAGAGCGCACAAAACCTTCTTATCTCCTACTTGCTTACGAATCTTATCCATCTCAATTTCAATGAAACTTTCCATTGACCAGTCACCTTTGCAATCACATACTTCAAATACGAAGTTTTTCAATAAGTCATTTCCGTATTCAGAGTGACGAACTTCAGGATGGAATTGAACACCATATAGACCACGTTCTTCATCACTAATTGCAGCAACAGGACAAGACGTGTTTGTTCCATCAACTTCAAATCCTTTTGGAGCTTCTACAACTAGATCACTATGACTCATCCATACGACTTGCTCGTTCGGAAGACCTTTGAATAGTTTTGAATTATTCTTCACTTCCAATGTTGCCTTCCCGTATTCCCTCTTATGCCCTCTCTCTACTTTACCGTCAAAATGATGCGTCATTAATTGCATACCGTAACAAATCCCAAAAACAGGAATTCCCAGTTCGAAGATTTCCTCATCACAACGGAATGATCCTTCTCCATATACACTATTAGGGCCACCAGATAAGATGATTCCTTTAGGATTAATCTCTTTCACTTCGGCTGCTGTCATTTTATGTGAATGAAGTTCACTATACACACCAAACTCACGAATACGTCTTGTAATTAATTGATTGTATTGACTTCCAAAATCTAATACGAGAATCATTTCATCGACTTCTTTACGAATATCCAAAACTGCCACCTCAACTTTAATTATTTTAATTTCTTAAAGAGGATGTTCAAAAAATCCAGGAAAAATGACTGTCGAATAACTTCGTTGGCTTACTTTTCCGCCCCTCATGTACCCTACAAACGTACACTCAGGGGCTCAAACCTTTGCCTCCTTGTTCTTCTCCGTCCTTTTTGTCTTCCTTTTTGAACACTCTCTTAAACTGAAAAAGCTAGAATCCTCCCCATATAAAAATACAAAGGCAGAATTCTAGCTCATACGCTAAATCTGCCTTCATAGTCAGGACATTCACGGCATCCCGGTAGAGACTCTCGAACCATATTATCGAGGATATACGAAGGTCAAAAGGCTTCATTTTTGTATACATCTTATCAATCGCTTATACAGTGGTCAAGATGATATCTCTTTGATTGAATTTTCCCATAATTCATAAACCTTACTTAACACAGAGATTTCAAACTGCGCACCGTATGTGAACTGCTCATAGTATTTCGTTAGCTCACTCATATTAGACGATTGTAATCGGCGATCGATATCACGACTGTAATCTCTTAACGTTTGCCCTTGTCTACGGTTCATTCCATAACGTTCTAACTGCTTGAGTAACTCAAGGTAAGCATCAGTGAATTGCTCCACCTCTGTAAACTGACGATATTTCTTCAAAAGTAAAATTTTCATCCATTTTCTTCGTGTCAGAAAGACTACTAGCCCTACTAACAATAAGAACACTAACACTAGCAACAAGAACTTTAAAGGTACTGTTACACCCAACGTTTGCTTGTCTTGCTCTTCAGTTTGTTCTTGCTGCTCTATCTCCTCTTCTTGCTGAGGGATTTCTGTCTCCTCATCAGTTAGCTGCTGCTCTTCCGCGAAAGCATAAGGATTATCAAAACCTTTTGTTGGTTCAAAAGGAACCCATCCATTATTAGGGAAATAGACTTCTACCCATGAATGAGCATTTGCATTTGTTATTTTATAAATTCGTTCTTCAGAATTAATATTCTCTATAAAATCACCTTGTGTATAACCCTTCACCCATCTCGTTGGAATGCCTACCGCTCTTAACAGCACTGCCATTGAGGATGAATAGTTATCACAATATCCTCGTTTTGTATCAAATAAAAATTGATCGACATAATCTTGCGTTTCGTCCGGTATCGCTACATCCTTCGTTTCATAGACAAATCCGTTTCTAGAGAAATATTGTTCAACAGCTTTGACTTTATCATAAGTAGTTTGTTCATTCTTCGTAATATCTAGTGCTAAATCATAAACACGTTGCGGAAGATTATCTGGTAGCTGTATATAACTATCAGACGGATGGCTTCCCTCCGCATTTTCCAACTCTTCGATCTTATACTCAGGATAATCGTAGAATAATTCATATTCACCTAATGAATACGGTTTTCCACCCTTTTGAGTAAATACCTTTTCTGTAAGTGGGTTTACGAAATAATCAACTTCACGATCTGCTTCAACACTCCTTAGTTCAGGTGCATAAACGATGTGTGGATAACTAATTGAAGGATCTATTTTAATCTTCGCCGAATATTCTTTAACAAATACTGCCGAGTTAACTTGTCCAACACCTACAATTTGTGAATCGACTTGTTGAAGATCGACCTCTTCTGACACTGTCCAACCCTTACCTGTATACGAATCCTTGGACTCAACTCGCCAATAATGCTGTTCTCCAACTTGAGCTGTGAACACTGTTGAATTATCCATTATAAAAGGTCCGCCGAGCTGTTCATCGTTTGTACCGTAACCAATTTTCTTTATCGCTTCGGGACCGTTACCGAACCCTTCACTAGTTGCCTTTTGAATAAATGGCACTGGATCTGGCCACTGTGGTGCTACCTTAGGCATGAATAATGCGAACCCAATTGCTGAACTACCTATGATAATGAGAGGAATTATCCAAAAGATAGGAATTTTAACTTGCTCTTCTTCTTTTATCCTAAGCATATACAAAATTCCCATAACGAGCAGACCAATAATAAGCGTACGAACAATAGCAACGTCACCATCATAACTTGTAAATGTATCCAGAACACCTAAATAGAGTACAGTTAACAAGAAAAAAAGGAATATTTTTTTCGCCTGAATTAACCAATAATAGGTTAAGTAACTCATTAACCAAAGTAGCACAAGAAACAGAAACGTTCGGAATACATTCGTTATTCCCCACCATTGCATATTTAACAATAGATCAAAATTCTGCTGTAAATCCGCAAACAACCCGTTCAGCCAATTGAACTCCCAAAATCCACCTTTGTAAAACAACACATTCAAAATAAATAACAGCGTTAACAAACGGAGAACTCCGCCAATCAATACGTGTACTTGTAAAAAATACAAACCGAAAGATACGATCGCAAAGATTAGAAACCATTCAGCATCTGCAGTATCTGTCACTATTTCCAACGGTCTAAGCCACTCCCAAAACAATAAAAAACCTAGAACATAAAGAGGAGTTTGTTGAATATATTGTATTATTCGTTGCATATCTGATATCACCTCACTTTTCCCGTACACTAATCGGTTCTCCCATTCACACTTCTTAATCAGAAAGAAATTTACGAATTGGTTTTCAAAGATTCATCTACAAAAATACTTTCTTCTCCTTCTTCCAGTACACCAAAACACCGCTTTTTCGTAATGACTGAACAAACATTTCTTGAGATGGATCAAGTGAGGATATCACGACAAGAAAGCGTACTCTTCTCTTTAATAACTCTTGTAGCTGAGGAACGTTTGCTACACTAGCCTTTTGGATAACGAATACATGAACAAGCTTGGCATTACGAGCCACTTGTTCTACTTCTTCGACAATGACTTGCGAATAAGGAATTCGTGAATCTGATTGCACAGCAGCTAAATGTGAATATATTTTTTGAAAATGATGCTCACCTCTAGCTACTGAGAAAACCTTTCTCGATTCCCCTACTGAAGTCAGACCTACCTCCATAAGTTGACGTAAAGTAGCTTGTACAAATGAGGCTGCGTACGTAATACTTTCTTCAAAATCATCATGAACTTCTGAAGGTGTTCTATCTAGATACAACATATAACTTAAGTTTTCTTCCTTATCGAACTCTCTCGTTAATAACTCATTTGTCCTTGCTGATGCCTTCCAATCTATCCACGAAAAACGATCACCCGCCTGATAGCTACGAATACTTGACGTTAAAGAGCTTTTTTCATTTGCATATAGCGATGAATTTGCCCGTTTCTCTCCAAAACCCTTTAATAATTCTGGTATCTTAATTGTTTGAATGTGAGGGTAGACGAGCACACGACTTTGTGTAAACACTCTCTTCTCCTTCTCAATAAGACCAAGGATCTCCCCTGTTCTAATTTGGAGATGAAGCAAACGATGGTCACCTCTAGGTAATTCATCAATCGTATATGAAAAGCGCAACGTTCGTGTTACCCATAACAGCTTCATTTTCTTTGGTTGTGTATTATGACTTAACGAATGCGGGAGAACTTCTTTCACTAAGATGTAATATAGAGGGAAAGGAAATTTACGCTTCAACTCAATCTGGACCGTCATCTCATCGTTG
This is a stretch of genomic DNA from Bacillus solimangrovi. It encodes these proteins:
- a CDS encoding NCS2 family permease: MKRYFEFEKLGTSYRREFVAGLTTFLSMAYILFVNPQILSLSTIPDLPEGVGMDQGAVFTATAIAAAVGSLIMGLLAKYPIALAPGMGLNAFFAFSVVLGMGISWESALAGVLVSGVIFIFLTLSGVREKVINAIPSELKNAVAAGIGLFIAFIGFQNAGIIVNNDATLVGLGDLTNGNTLLAIFGIIVTVIMMALRINGGIFFGMFLTAIVGMIAGLIEVPSQVIGAVPSLAPTFGVAFNHLGDIFSVQMLVVILTFLFVDFFDTAGTLVGVANQAGLMKDNKLPRAGKALFSDSAATVVGAVLGTSTTTSYIESSAGVAAGGRTGFSSVITACFFLLALFFSPLLGVITAPVTAPALIIVGILMVSSLGKIDWNRFEIAVPAFLTIIAMPLTYSIATGIAIGFIFYPITMITAKRTKEIHPIMYLLFALFVLYFIFLV
- the guaA gene encoding glutamine-hydrolyzing GMP synthase, translated to MRKEVDEMILVLDFGSQYNQLITRRIREFGVYSELHSHKMTAAEVKEINPKGIILSGGPNSVYGEGSFRCDEEIFELGIPVFGICYGMQLMTHHFDGKVERGHKREYGKATLEVKNNSKLFKGLPNEQVVWMSHSDLVVEAPKGFEVDGTNTSCPVAAISDEERGLYGVQFHPEVRHSEYGNDLLKNFVFEVCDCKGDWSMESFIEIEMDKIRKQVGDKKVLCALSGGVDSSVVAVLIHKAIGDQLTCIFVDHGLLRKGEADSVMKTFKEGFNMNVIKVDAKERFMEKLAGVSDPEQKRKIIGNEFIYVFDDEAAKLDGIDFLAQGTLYTDIIESGTETAQTIKSHHNVGGLPEDMAFTLIEPLNTLFKDEVRALGTELGISDEVVWRQPFPGPGLGIRVLGEITEEKLEIVRESDAILREEIKNAGLDRDIWQYFTALPNMRSVGVMGDARTYDYTVGIRAVTSIDGMTSDWARIPWDVLEKISTRIVNEVNHVNRIVYDITSKPPATIEWE
- a CDS encoding transglutaminase TgpA family protein, which produces MQRIIQYIQQTPLYVLGFLLFWEWLRPLEIVTDTADAEWFLIFAIVSFGLYFLQVHVLIGGVLRLLTLLFILNVLFYKGGFWEFNWLNGLFADLQQNFDLLLNMQWWGITNVFRTFLFLVLLWLMSYLTYYWLIQAKKIFLFFLLTVLYLGVLDTFTSYDGDVAIVRTLIIGLLVMGILYMLRIKEEEQVKIPIFWIIPLIIIGSSAIGFALFMPKVAPQWPDPVPFIQKATSEGFGNGPEAIKKIGYGTNDEQLGGPFIMDNSTVFTAQVGEQHYWRVESKDSYTGKGWTVSEEVDLQQVDSQIVGVGQVNSAVFVKEYSAKIKIDPSISYPHIVYAPELRSVEADREVDYFVNPLTEKVFTQKGGKPYSLGEYELFYDYPEYKIEELENAEGSHPSDSYIQLPDNLPQRVYDLALDITKNEQTTYDKVKAVEQYFSRNGFVYETKDVAIPDETQDYVDQFLFDTKRGYCDNYSSSMAVLLRAVGIPTRWVKGYTQGDFIENINSEERIYKITNANAHSWVEVYFPNNGWVPFEPTKGFDNPYAFAEEQQLTDEETEIPQQEEEIEQQEQTEEQDKQTLGVTVPLKFLLLVLVFLLLVGLVVFLTRRKWMKILLLKKYRQFTEVEQFTDAYLELLKQLERYGMNRRQGQTLRDYSRDIDRRLQSSNMSELTKYYEQFTYGAQFEISVLSKVYELWENSIKEISS
- a CDS encoding DUF58 domain-containing protein, producing the protein MKEFLSKWQTVKGAAFIVGIGTATYAYAMFQGGFVSWFLFYTILPFLVYMIGLYFYPLSDIKAARIIEDKHYMVNDEMTVQIELKRKFPFPLYYILVKEVLPHSLSHNTQPKKMKLLWVTRTLRFSYTIDELPRGDHRLLHLQIRTGEILGLIEKEKRVFTQSRVLVYPHIQTIKIPELLKGFGEKRANSSLYANEKSSLTSSIRSYQAGDRFSWIDWKASARTNELLTREFDKEENLSYMLYLDRTPSEVHDDFEESITYAASFVQATLRQLMEVGLTSVGESRKVFSVARGEHHFQKIYSHLAAVQSDSRIPYSQVIVEEVEQVARNAKLVHVFVIQKASVANVPQLQELLKRRVRFLVVISSLDPSQEMFVQSLRKSGVLVYWKKEKKVFL